A DNA window from Elusimicrobiota bacterium contains the following coding sequences:
- a CDS encoding PorV/PorQ family protein, producing MKKSQVIGILFLLLSASASQVIGIPAANTGTTAGSVLKLEVDTRGMGMGKVFGIVSQSMASSYSHPAGLAWFDNSVEYKKPYRVLSEFSYTDWLAGMKYSYVAAAVGLGELGRIAFHNVCLISGEIERADAQGNTIGKFDASSVVAAVTWSKYLLKNVAVGINVKYLHEMVDTSFAPGMGVDIEGLLQTSDNCHFWSAALRNLGIMGYTVSGVKFTPAELRVGYTYIKKDVGYGKLVTVSEAVLASDNMPLFGLGFEYVFRNTMSLRVGYQYKLGGNDVQSSITGLTLGTGAVFAGRVLFNYAYVPYGWLGEVHRISLGLRF from the coding sequence ATGAAGAAATCGCAGGTAATAGGTATTTTATTTTTATTATTGTCAGCCAGTGCTTCACAGGTTATCGGGATACCTGCGGCTAATACAGGGACAACAGCAGGGAGTGTATTAAAACTTGAGGTTGATACCCGGGGAATGGGGATGGGAAAAGTTTTTGGGATTGTATCCCAGAGTATGGCGTCGTCATATTCGCATCCTGCCGGTCTTGCATGGTTTGATAATTCTGTTGAGTATAAAAAGCCGTATAGGGTACTATCAGAATTTTCGTATACCGACTGGCTTGCCGGGATGAAGTATAGTTATGTTGCTGCGGCGGTTGGGTTAGGGGAACTTGGGCGTATAGCGTTTCATAATGTGTGCCTTATATCCGGCGAGATTGAACGTGCTGACGCACAGGGGAATACTATAGGTAAGTTTGATGCCAGCAGCGTTGTTGCGGCAGTTACCTGGTCAAAGTATTTGTTGAAGAATGTTGCGGTTGGGATAAATGTAAAGTATTTACATGAAATGGTGGATACAAGTTTTGCACCGGGGATGGGTGTTGATATCGAAGGGTTGTTACAGACAAGTGATAATTGCCATTTTTGGAGCGCAGCATTGCGGAATCTCGGGATAATGGGATATACAGTATCCGGTGTAAAATTTACTCCTGCGGAATTGAGGGTGGGGTATACGTATATTAAGAAGGATGTCGGGTACGGTAAGTTGGTTACTGTAAGCGAAGCTGTGCTTGCTTCAGATAATATGCCGTTGTTTGGGCTTGGGTTTGAGTACGTTTTCCGTAACACAATGTCTCTACGGGTGGGGTATCAGTATAAACTTGGGGGTAATGATGTGCAGTCTTCCATAACCGGGTTAACACTTGGAACAGGTGCAGTGTTTGCGGGGAGAGTGTTGTTTAACTACGCGTATGTGCCGTACGGTTGGTTAGGGGAAGTTCATAGGATAAGTTTGGGGTTAAGGTTTTGA
- a CDS encoding response regulator transcription factor produces the protein MAENKVVKILIVDDDPNMRDTLTDVLELDGFVVKSAASGKEGLEKLKAENPTMLILDLQLPDIAGLELCQIIRKDPEFAAIPILMLTGRFIQADDKVSGLDLGADEYLVKPVNPPELVLRIKNLLRRCGVV, from the coding sequence ATGGCTGAAAATAAGGTTGTAAAAATTCTTATCGTCGACGATGATCCTAACATGCGCGATACGTTGACTGATGTTTTGGAACTAGATGGTTTTGTGGTGAAGTCCGCGGCATCAGGGAAGGAAGGGCTTGAGAAGTTGAAGGCAGAAAATCCTACAATGTTGATACTTGACCTCCAGCTGCCGGATATTGCAGGGCTTGAGTTATGCCAGATTATACGTAAAGACCCTGAATTTGCTGCGATACCGATACTGATGCTTACCGGAAGGTTTATCCAGGCGGATGATAAGGTTTCCGGCCTTGATCTCGGTGCGGATGAGTATCTCGTAAAACCTGTTAACCCGCCTGAACTTGTTTTGCGGATAAAGAATTTATTACGCCGGTGCGGGGTTGTGTAA
- a CDS encoding kelch repeat-containing protein, whose product MKKSFAVLMAAGIVLFSFSGLYAAQWRTTAGLLQGGRYHHTATLLPNGKVLVTGGFNGTTVIASAELYDVYLQTWTYAGTMVAARQYHTATLLPNGKVLIVGGEDASSNYLSSCELYDPKTNEWTSTNGLVKGRSYHCAVLLKTGKLMVIAGKTSSGATNTCEVYDYSSNNWQPGRNIANSRYSHSAVSLSDGNVLITGGYATGYNNTSELYVASSDLWRVVGNISSGRNYHNMTLLPGNDVLLTGGTGASGILSSTERFSVTGEVWASENAMKLALCYHTTVLLPNDKVLTIGGFSSVASSACQVYNSVTHEWVEQESMLTARYYHTSTLLPTGQVLVVGGKSSTSSAISNCEVFDPRIAVCIPGPELQIARTHVSACLLPSGKMLLAGGVNTSTIYNTCETYDSDNNTVSQTAYPMINARDEFVTTLLLDGRVLATGGYTGTGRRKECELFDITEGKWISTGDLLDERSLYTQTLLPNGEVMVSGGINNSSAATKKSEVYSTVWESWTATGDMTYLRYGHTANLLVDGKVIVCGGYSGTEVLPYCESYDYQQKSWTSKAQMAEARYNHKSVVLRDGRLLVVGGSNYSSLKSCELYSPIADTWSTAASLPVTLVNHTLVSLDDKILCIGGYNGSTAEDKIFAYSVGIDSWVEIGTRLVTARYGHTAMVMPDKSILIAGGVNSAGTALSSTELLYISTVTSTARKDVVTSFSSVYQSTGTSYTINGTGFNPAYECSSGGYGHMQSAANIPVLNFVGMDSGICTNHIPASWSNTGITYTLPSSLTYGYYFVDIVVGGISGKRGIIKVPAISSAPSGLVTSDAGEGVSTKVNVSWQSPVINGDAYQLERSSNNTEFFFIAKLEKSVTFYCDNSLTPNTTFWYRLSVLNCSGVSAPSSAVTGITRAVVPAGAGITGITDNSLTIVWGHNGNSSLTDYTVELSSTGYFVNTIKTSGWIRNTSYNFTGLAPNTSYYAYIKARSFAGYETSWGVLSTTMTLASVPSVPVIVSVSSTAVRVSLGTDLNPGYTQYAVVVSSDSNTSYYITSAGGIGSVPYWQALADWNTGEGFTVTGLKPNTQYYARVKARNNWAVPVETSPGVASSKYTHATVVGGVVSTVSPDTLKLVINDVYNSTFTKYAIAISSTGWTYYQYISSSGVFASTAVWNTRTGWGEAVGFDIKGLSPNVYYIVRLKSINDDPSSPVETEFGGFIGKYTTALPPSKPGVGYGRDSITLKYYYEILFSTSDGNPGSTEYAVFVATGVNLFYLQGDGTAGGAPVWKTREVWGSNSQNYHKGMSVGDEMVYYLKARNGDLVETNNSPMTVGRFVIENSERKRDVDKDGVLEIAYFGEFGFNRFEDPGGNIVSVSSSSNYDGDGRFEHLINYNNAQAWVYWNPDTDIYTQAGIIDVNKDGYPDILIDVNADAVYDKIVISNNSSSIAESVLITYVADLDGDGMPNIWEAEKGFNALDSSDAGVDSDSDGLINLEEYKNSVDPWKVDTDGGGVSDGREVLVDKTSPANKDDDRINEQLLIPGDVTAGITKTFVFPKELDPGKEYVAKIKLDTEYSSVLVKSVVRNSKFYEWDGKNMDGVLLPSGRYELVLENDGVMVSRSYVLLVTYSVTSNLQQLRVGPNPWSISSGIPVKLFFLPVNTKIEVSIYSVSGELVCRVKPENIFSLLGYAVWDGKNEYSQVVCPGMYIIEVLETSADGKQQGAVLKRLGVVE is encoded by the coding sequence ATGAAAAAGTCATTTGCAGTTTTAATGGCAGCAGGGATTGTGCTGTTTTCGTTTTCCGGATTGTACGCAGCGCAATGGCGGACAACTGCAGGTTTATTGCAAGGTGGAAGGTATCACCATACGGCAACGCTATTGCCTAACGGTAAAGTACTTGTCACCGGCGGGTTTAACGGTACAACAGTTATTGCATCAGCGGAACTTTATGATGTTTATCTTCAAACATGGACTTACGCAGGGACTATGGTTGCTGCGCGGCAATATCATACGGCTACTTTGTTGCCAAATGGGAAAGTGTTGATTGTTGGAGGGGAAGATGCTTCTAGCAATTATTTGTCTTCATGCGAACTCTACGATCCGAAGACTAATGAGTGGACATCTACTAACGGGTTGGTGAAAGGACGGTCGTATCATTGCGCTGTACTTCTTAAAACCGGGAAGTTAATGGTTATTGCCGGGAAAACTTCTAGCGGCGCAACAAATACGTGTGAGGTTTATGATTATTCCAGTAATAATTGGCAGCCCGGGAGGAATATTGCTAATTCCAGGTACTCGCATTCCGCGGTTTCGCTTTCTGACGGGAATGTGTTGATTACCGGAGGATATGCTACCGGATATAATAATACTTCTGAGTTGTATGTGGCTTCATCCGATCTATGGCGTGTTGTTGGCAATATCAGCAGTGGACGGAATTATCATAATATGACATTACTGCCCGGGAATGATGTGTTGCTTACCGGCGGGACTGGTGCTTCCGGTATACTGTCATCAACGGAACGGTTTAGTGTTACAGGTGAAGTATGGGCTTCTGAAAATGCTATGAAACTTGCGCTGTGTTATCATACCACGGTATTGCTGCCAAACGATAAGGTTTTGACAATCGGAGGGTTTAGTTCAGTTGCGTCAAGTGCTTGCCAGGTATATAATTCGGTTACACATGAGTGGGTAGAACAGGAGTCTATGTTAACCGCGCGGTATTATCATACAAGCACACTGCTTCCTACCGGTCAGGTGTTGGTTGTTGGAGGGAAGTCGTCTACTTCCAGTGCAATTTCAAATTGTGAAGTATTTGATCCTCGTATTGCTGTATGTATTCCTGGCCCGGAGTTGCAGATAGCGCGTACACATGTTTCTGCTTGTTTATTGCCTTCAGGAAAAATGTTATTGGCGGGAGGTGTTAATACATCGACGATATATAATACCTGTGAAACGTATGATAGTGATAATAATACGGTGAGTCAGACTGCATATCCTATGATAAACGCGCGGGATGAGTTTGTTACAACATTACTTTTGGATGGGCGCGTACTTGCAACCGGCGGGTATACGGGTACTGGTAGAAGGAAGGAATGCGAGTTGTTCGATATTACAGAAGGGAAGTGGATTAGTACAGGTGATTTGTTGGACGAGAGAAGTTTGTATACACAGACATTGTTGCCAAACGGTGAGGTAATGGTTTCAGGAGGTATAAATAACAGCAGTGCTGCAACTAAGAAATCGGAAGTATATTCTACTGTTTGGGAATCCTGGACTGCAACGGGTGATATGACATATCTGCGGTATGGGCATACCGCTAATTTACTTGTGGATGGTAAAGTTATTGTCTGCGGAGGTTACAGCGGGACAGAAGTGTTGCCGTACTGTGAGTCTTATGATTATCAGCAAAAAAGTTGGACTTCAAAAGCACAGATGGCGGAAGCCAGGTATAATCACAAAAGTGTAGTATTGAGAGATGGAAGGTTGTTGGTTGTAGGCGGATCAAATTATAGTTCGTTAAAATCGTGTGAACTTTATAGCCCTATAGCGGATACATGGTCAACTGCTGCGAGTTTACCGGTAACTTTAGTCAATCATACACTTGTTTCACTTGATGACAAAATATTGTGTATCGGCGGGTATAACGGTAGTACTGCGGAGGATAAAATATTTGCGTATTCTGTTGGTATAGATTCTTGGGTGGAGATAGGTACACGGTTAGTGACTGCGCGGTACGGGCATACCGCCATGGTTATGCCGGATAAGTCAATACTGATTGCAGGTGGTGTGAATTCAGCCGGTACGGCTTTAAGTTCAACCGAATTGTTATATATCAGCACCGTTACTTCAACTGCGAGAAAAGATGTGGTCACCTCGTTTTCTTCGGTATATCAGTCTACAGGAACTTCTTATACCATCAACGGTACGGGATTTAATCCTGCATATGAATGCAGTTCCGGAGGGTACGGGCATATGCAGTCCGCTGCAAATATTCCTGTACTAAACTTCGTGGGTATGGATAGCGGAATATGTACGAACCATATTCCTGCAAGCTGGTCGAATACCGGGATTACTTACACATTGCCTTCGAGTTTAACTTATGGATATTATTTTGTGGATATTGTCGTTGGCGGGATTTCAGGGAAAAGGGGAATAATTAAAGTTCCGGCAATATCATCGGCACCATCCGGGTTAGTGACAAGTGATGCAGGGGAGGGTGTGAGTACAAAAGTTAATGTTTCCTGGCAATCTCCCGTAATTAATGGCGATGCTTATCAGCTGGAACGCAGCAGTAATAATACGGAATTTTTCTTTATTGCAAAACTGGAAAAATCTGTTACGTTCTATTGTGACAATTCTTTAACACCGAATACTACGTTCTGGTACCGGTTGTCAGTATTGAATTGTTCGGGTGTGTCTGCGCCGTCAAGTGCAGTTACGGGTATTACCCGGGCTGTTGTTCCTGCTGGAGCCGGTATTACAGGGATTACAGATAATTCGTTAACCATTGTATGGGGGCATAACGGGAATTCTTCACTAACCGATTATACGGTTGAGTTATCAAGCACCGGGTATTTTGTAAATACGATTAAAACGTCAGGATGGATTAGAAATACAAGTTATAATTTTACAGGGTTGGCGCCTAATACCAGTTATTATGCTTATATTAAAGCGCGGAGTTTTGCGGGGTATGAAACTTCGTGGGGTGTATTAAGTACAACGATGACTTTAGCAAGTGTGCCTTCAGTGCCTGTTATTGTATCCGTGAGTAGTACAGCAGTCAGGGTTAGTTTGGGTACTGATCTTAATCCCGGGTATACCCAGTACGCTGTTGTTGTAAGTAGTGATAGTAATACTTCTTACTATATCACCTCCGCGGGGGGTATCGGGTCTGTGCCGTACTGGCAGGCATTAGCCGATTGGAATACCGGCGAGGGGTTTACGGTTACCGGATTAAAACCTAATACACAGTATTACGCAAGAGTTAAAGCCAGGAATAACTGGGCTGTGCCTGTAGAAACAAGTCCCGGGGTTGCAAGTTCAAAGTATACACACGCAACGGTAGTAGGAGGTGTGGTGTCCACAGTTAGTCCGGATACTTTGAAGCTTGTTATAAATGATGTGTATAATTCAACTTTCACTAAGTACGCAATCGCAATATCTTCTACCGGCTGGACATATTATCAGTATATAAGTTCCTCAGGTGTTTTTGCTTCAACGGCAGTATGGAATACAAGGACGGGTTGGGGTGAGGCTGTTGGGTTTGATATTAAAGGACTCAGCCCGAATGTGTATTATATTGTGCGGTTAAAATCAATTAACGATGACCCGTCTTCTCCTGTGGAAACGGAATTCGGGGGTTTCATTGGTAAATATACCACTGCATTACCTCCGTCAAAGCCCGGGGTGGGATATGGGAGAGATAGTATTACCCTGAAATACTATTATGAAATACTTTTCTCTACTTCCGACGGTAATCCCGGGAGTACAGAATATGCAGTTTTTGTGGCGACCGGAGTGAACTTGTTTTATCTGCAGGGAGACGGGACAGCAGGCGGTGCGCCTGTATGGAAGACACGCGAGGTGTGGGGGAGTAATAGTCAAAACTATCATAAAGGTATGAGTGTAGGCGATGAAATGGTTTATTATCTGAAAGCGCGGAATGGTGATTTGGTGGAGACTAATAATTCACCGATGACTGTTGGAAGGTTTGTAATTGAAAATTCTGAAAGAAAACGTGATGTAGATAAAGATGGGGTTTTGGAAATCGCGTACTTCGGGGAGTTTGGGTTTAATAGATTTGAAGATCCCGGCGGGAATATAGTATCTGTTTCTTCCTCCTCAAATTATGACGGTGATGGAAGATTTGAGCATTTAATAAATTATAATAACGCGCAGGCGTGGGTATATTGGAATCCGGATACTGATATTTATACACAAGCGGGGATTATCGATGTTAATAAAGATGGATACCCGGATATTCTTATCGACGTGAATGCGGATGCTGTGTATGACAAAATAGTTATTTCCAATAATAGTAGTTCAATTGCGGAGAGTGTTTTAATCACGTATGTGGCAGATCTTGATGGAGATGGCATGCCAAATATATGGGAGGCGGAGAAAGGGTTTAACGCGCTGGATTCTTCTGATGCAGGGGTGGATAGTGATAGTGACGGGTTAATTAATTTGGAAGAATACAAAAATAGTGTTGATCCATGGAAAGTGGATACCGACGGCGGAGGGGTGAGTGACGGGAGAGAGGTCTTGGTTGATAAAACGAGTCCCGCTAACAAGGATGATGATAGGATTAATGAACAGCTTCTGATTCCGGGTGATGTAACTGCGGGGATCACTAAAACATTTGTATTTCCAAAAGAATTGGATCCGGGGAAAGAGTATGTCGCTAAAATTAAGTTGGATACCGAATATTCAAGTGTTCTGGTAAAAAGTGTAGTCAGGAATTCTAAGTTTTATGAGTGGGATGGTAAAAATATGGATGGTGTGTTATTACCGTCAGGAAGGTATGAGCTTGTTCTTGAGAATGACGGTGTGATGGTTTCACGGAGTTATGTTTTACTGGTGACCTATAGTGTTACTTCTAACCTGCAACAACTTAGGGTTGGCCCGAATCCGTGGAGTATCAGTTCCGGGATACCGGTGAAGCTGTTTTTCTTGCCTGTTAATACAAAAATTGAAGTAAGTATTTATTCAGTAAGCGGTGAGCTTGTGTGCCGGGTAAAACCGGAAAATATTTTTTCATTGCTTGGTTACGCTGTATGGGATGGGAAAAATGAGTATAGCCAGGTTGTGTGTCCCGGTATGTATATCATTGAAGTGTTAGAGACATCAGCAGATGGTAAACAACAGGGGGCTGTGTTGAAACGGTTAGGAGTTGTTGAGTAA
- a CDS encoding OmpA family protein produces MRINNKIKLKYCGFRVFITMELIVLLLSAGKVRAFDYSFDTARSAAMNGSYCAVSNNAGAVFYNPAGLADLYLFNIQGLTNVIGLTDKWVTDKIQTGINVQVPLRLNSTFGIAYVRNSAGVVADYEQLVINNYSLSISPNLFAGINVKYGQYNPVAGYNARVTGFDIGVITKSMMPAIKSKLNLGLSIQNILGKMEWNTGSKESVPVNTKAGCALFVGKDLMLGYEMDLVDHVVFHQFGAEYSIGTLFSWRLGYKFDPEERNDAFSTGVGVRIGNVGIDLGWKYRLTVEAGHANSYFLNLNFIPGQLGIYQIGNPFFSTKQISPNNDGVNDKFSIFTDGAKVSAWKLVVKSKKGEIVRVLEGEEKLVTEIQWDGKNEDNVYVAEGDYQYNFNIIGLQDDVYNDKGTVFVDYTKPFIQVSVFPAILELNARSKNKLAISIDIADNVKVDTWEVSILDSGRSVVKWYDGKEDAKKVIEWDGKDQHYNRFVDNGKYRVQVKAIDSAGNGIVRETQFEVKGEGVVVSQVAVVREEKKEPVKEVTEQRSVRENVKPAVSVPPAVFKSDTNEGLKHKVLFPAGSIEIVPSSNRVMERVVRTLTTYPRQKVVVIGYCDPNESNVDDLARQRADVVQQMLAQRGIKAERIKVESRGAKNVDGDSRTADGQARNRRVEIVFVE; encoded by the coding sequence TTGAGGATTAATAATAAAATAAAACTTAAGTATTGCGGGTTCCGCGTGTTTATCACCATGGAATTGATAGTTTTATTGTTATCGGCAGGGAAAGTGCGTGCGTTTGATTATAGTTTTGATACCGCACGGTCAGCTGCGATGAATGGTTCATATTGCGCGGTGAGTAATAACGCCGGAGCGGTATTTTATAATCCTGCGGGTTTAGCGGATCTTTACTTATTTAATATTCAGGGGTTGACGAATGTTATTGGGCTGACGGATAAATGGGTGACTGATAAGATTCAAACCGGTATCAATGTTCAGGTGCCGTTAAGGTTGAATAGTACGTTTGGTATCGCATATGTCCGTAATTCTGCGGGAGTAGTAGCTGATTATGAGCAGTTGGTGATAAATAATTATTCTTTGTCAATATCCCCGAACTTGTTTGCCGGAATCAATGTTAAGTACGGACAGTATAATCCCGTAGCGGGGTATAACGCGCGGGTTACCGGTTTTGATATTGGTGTGATTACTAAGTCAATGATGCCGGCTATTAAGTCTAAACTTAATTTAGGTTTATCAATACAAAATATTTTGGGTAAGATGGAATGGAATACCGGGAGTAAAGAATCTGTGCCGGTTAATACTAAGGCGGGATGCGCGTTGTTCGTTGGCAAGGATTTAATGTTGGGGTACGAAATGGATTTAGTGGACCACGTTGTATTCCATCAGTTCGGCGCGGAGTATAGTATCGGGACTTTATTTAGTTGGAGGTTGGGGTATAAATTTGATCCTGAAGAAAGGAATGACGCGTTCTCTACCGGCGTGGGGGTTAGGATTGGGAATGTCGGGATTGATCTCGGATGGAAATACCGTCTTACGGTTGAGGCAGGGCACGCAAATAGTTATTTTCTTAATCTAAACTTTATCCCGGGACAGTTGGGGATTTATCAAATTGGTAATCCATTTTTCTCAACTAAGCAAATATCTCCGAATAATGACGGGGTTAATGATAAATTTTCAATTTTTACTGACGGCGCGAAAGTCAGTGCATGGAAGCTTGTTGTGAAATCAAAAAAAGGTGAGATTGTCAGGGTGTTGGAAGGTGAGGAAAAACTGGTAACTGAAATTCAGTGGGATGGGAAGAATGAAGATAATGTCTATGTCGCGGAAGGTGATTACCAGTACAACTTTAATATTATAGGGTTACAGGATGATGTTTATAATGATAAAGGTACGGTGTTCGTGGATTATACAAAACCGTTTATCCAGGTGTCAGTTTTCCCGGCTATACTAGAACTTAATGCCAGGAGTAAAAACAAGCTCGCAATTAGTATTGATATCGCGGATAATGTGAAAGTAGATACATGGGAAGTATCAATTTTGGACTCCGGGAGGTCGGTTGTCAAGTGGTATGACGGTAAAGAGGATGCAAAAAAGGTTATTGAGTGGGATGGCAAGGATCAGCATTATAATAGGTTTGTTGACAACGGGAAGTATAGGGTGCAGGTTAAGGCTATTGATTCCGCGGGAAATGGTATCGTCAGGGAAACACAATTCGAGGTAAAAGGCGAAGGTGTTGTTGTTTCACAGGTTGCTGTGGTGCGCGAAGAAAAAAAGGAACCCGTAAAAGAAGTTACAGAACAAAGAAGTGTAAGGGAAAACGTTAAGCCTGCCGTTAGTGTTCCTCCAGCGGTGTTTAAGAGCGATACAAATGAAGGGTTGAAACATAAAGTTCTGTTCCCCGCGGGGAGTATCGAAATTGTTCCTAGTTCGAACCGCGTGATGGAACGCGTAGTGCGGACACTCACAACGTATCCCCGTCAAAAAGTTGTGGTGATCGGGTACTGCGACCCTAATGAATCTAATGTAGACGATCTTGCGCGTCAACGCGCGGATGTTGTCCAGCAGATGTTGGCCCAGCGCGGGATTAAGGCTGAAAGAATTAAGGTGGAATCGCGCGGTGCGAAGAATGTTGACGGGGATAGCCGTACCGCGGACGGGCAGGCAAGAAATAGGCGTGTTGAGATAGTTTTTGTTGAATAA